The following are encoded in a window of Salinibacter grassmerensis genomic DNA:
- the pgeF gene encoding peptidoglycan editing factor PgeF: protein MPTAPGTDRSPLLRPRIFAHVPSVTAGMSTRHGGVSGPPYDTLNLGRHVGDTASCVEENRRRFCASLQTDPAWLATAGQVHGSTVRVIDAPRHEPFCDGLVTTTPGLLLAIAVADCAPVLLADPGHDVVGACHAGWRGTTRRVAAKTVTAMTDCGADPAQIRAYVGPCLSREAFEVGPEVASEFDDAVVSRPEDADRPHVDLKAALRRQLETGGVPSDAIEVSPRCTLRDTNDFFSYRAADGPTGRMLGAVVLRH, encoded by the coding sequence GTGCCCACGGCCCCTGGTACCGACCGGTCGCCCCTCCTTCGTCCCCGCATTTTTGCACATGTGCCATCCGTGACGGCCGGCATGAGCACCCGACACGGGGGCGTGAGCGGCCCGCCCTACGACACCCTCAACCTGGGGCGTCACGTAGGAGACACGGCCAGCTGTGTAGAGGAGAACCGACGCCGGTTCTGTGCCTCTCTTCAAACCGATCCCGCCTGGCTGGCAACGGCCGGACAGGTGCACGGGTCTACGGTTCGCGTGATCGACGCGCCGCGACACGAGCCCTTCTGCGACGGACTCGTCACCACCACGCCCGGGCTGCTTCTCGCCATCGCCGTGGCCGACTGCGCACCCGTGCTCCTGGCCGATCCGGGGCACGACGTCGTGGGGGCCTGCCACGCCGGGTGGCGGGGCACGACCCGCCGGGTCGCCGCCAAGACGGTCACGGCCATGACGGACTGCGGCGCGGACCCGGCGCAGATTCGAGCATACGTGGGGCCGTGTCTGTCTCGGGAGGCCTTCGAGGTGGGGCCAGAGGTCGCGTCCGAATTCGACGACGCCGTCGTGTCGCGTCCCGAGGACGCCGACCGCCCGCACGTCGACCTCAAGGCTGCTCTCCGCCGCCAACTCGAAACAGGGGGCGTGCCGAGCGACGCCATTGAAGTGTCTCCCCGCTGCACACTGCGGGACACGAACGACTTCTTCTCGTATCGCGCTGCTGACGGCCCCACCGGACGCATGCTCGGGGCCGTCGTGCTTCGACACTGA
- a CDS encoding NfeD family protein, giving the protein MDLDPTLLTWAFVVGGALLMLIEAVVPGGIAFFLGIGGVVVGGLRALGLLVDPLSSVVTWVFLSTGLTIALRPLMLRFVQGDVSLAMTDEDAEAMGETVAVLEPVGPESPGRIRFRGATWDARTLEGQLPEGAEAQLLYRDNLTWVVEPTDHADLDAELSAAIGSDVSEGDADRSPSTNDTTSENSGLGYDPSARPSS; this is encoded by the coding sequence ATGGACCTAGATCCGACCCTCCTCACCTGGGCCTTCGTCGTTGGCGGAGCGCTCCTCATGCTGATCGAGGCCGTGGTGCCGGGCGGCATCGCGTTTTTTCTCGGCATCGGCGGCGTGGTGGTGGGGGGGCTTCGTGCGCTGGGCCTCCTGGTCGACCCCTTGTCGTCGGTCGTAACGTGGGTCTTCCTGTCGACCGGCCTCACGATTGCACTGCGGCCCCTCATGCTGCGCTTTGTTCAGGGCGACGTTTCGCTGGCCATGACCGACGAGGACGCGGAAGCCATGGGGGAGACCGTGGCGGTTCTCGAGCCGGTGGGCCCAGAAAGCCCGGGGCGCATTCGCTTTCGGGGGGCCACCTGGGACGCCCGCACGCTCGAGGGGCAGTTGCCGGAAGGCGCCGAGGCCCAACTGCTCTACCGCGATAACCTGACGTGGGTCGTGGAGCCCACCGACCACGCCGACCTCGACGCGGAGCTGTCGGCGGCGATCGGCTCCGACGTGTCCGAAGGGGATGCAGACCGGTCCCCGAGCACCAACGATACGACATCGGAGAATTCAGGGCTGGGCTACGACCCGTCGGCACGTCCGTCCAGCTAG
- a CDS encoding PAS domain-containing protein, protein MADSQDPYSYLREDGSESPSGDSGNADEPELPTTDLEFDDEGVGEELRHADEDELDTAPFGIIQIDDGGIVQFYNRYESNLSGIDPADAVGSNFFTELAPCSNNPLFFGRFKDGVREGGLDEYFTYTFTYQMRPTLVDVRLYRDAAANNWILIQKR, encoded by the coding sequence ATGGCTGACTCTCAGGACCCATACTCGTACCTGCGCGAAGACGGCTCGGAGTCGCCCTCCGGCGACTCTGGCAACGCCGACGAGCCCGAGCTTCCGACGACGGACCTCGAGTTCGACGACGAAGGCGTAGGAGAGGAATTGCGGCACGCCGACGAGGACGAACTGGATACGGCCCCGTTCGGCATTATTCAGATTGACGATGGGGGCATCGTGCAGTTCTACAACCGCTACGAGTCAAACCTGAGCGGCATCGATCCCGCAGATGCTGTCGGGTCCAACTTCTTCACCGAACTGGCCCCGTGTAGCAACAACCCGCTGTTCTTCGGCCGCTTCAAGGATGGGGTCCGGGAGGGCGGCCTCGACGAGTACTTCACGTACACATTTACGTACCAGATGCGTCCCACCCTCGTGGACGTGCGGCTCTACCGCGACGCGGCGGCGAACAACTGGATTCTGATTCAGAAGCGGTGA
- a CDS encoding class I SAM-dependent methyltransferase: MSRYLALGTTGLALLLAAGGLLYSLGPDERRAQAAPAPPDTIDTSGVYAQRSPSRNGIGKMYMGREISKVMGHRGANWLERPAREKKERPDLLVDSLPLDPSDTVADIGAGTGYLSFRVAPRVPRGNILAVDIQPEMLNMMRERIDERGVDNVVPVRGTVTNPQLPADSVDLAYMVDAYHEFSHPYEMMTALVEDLTPGGRVVLVEYPREDPSIPIKTLHKMTEAQAKKEMRAVGLEWMETKDMLPRQHFMIFRKPVE, from the coding sequence ATGTCCAGGTACTTGGCTCTCGGAACCACCGGCCTTGCGCTGTTGCTCGCGGCCGGGGGACTGTTGTACTCGCTCGGCCCGGACGAACGACGCGCCCAGGCAGCTCCCGCCCCGCCGGACACCATCGACACCTCAGGGGTCTACGCCCAGCGCTCCCCGAGCCGGAACGGCATCGGCAAGATGTACATGGGCCGCGAAATTTCGAAGGTGATGGGCCACCGCGGGGCAAATTGGTTGGAACGCCCCGCGCGAGAGAAAAAGGAACGCCCTGATCTGCTCGTCGATAGCCTGCCGCTCGACCCCTCCGACACTGTGGCCGATATCGGCGCCGGGACAGGATACCTGTCGTTCCGCGTAGCCCCGCGGGTGCCACGGGGCAACATTCTCGCAGTCGACATTCAGCCGGAAATGCTAAACATGATGCGGGAGCGCATCGATGAACGAGGCGTGGACAATGTCGTCCCGGTCCGCGGCACAGTCACGAACCCGCAGCTTCCGGCCGACTCCGTCGACCTTGCCTACATGGTGGACGCCTACCACGAATTCTCTCATCCCTACGAGATGATGACGGCGCTCGTGGAGGATTTAACGCCGGGCGGACGCGTCGTCCTCGTCGAATATCCCCGGGAAGACCCCAGCATCCCCATCAAGACGCTACACAAGATGACGGAGGCCCAGGCCAAGAAGGAAATGCGGGCGGTGGGCCTGGAGTGGATGGAGACCAAAGACATGCTCCCCCGCCAGCACTTCATGATTTTTCGGAAGCCGGTGGAGTAG
- a CDS encoding YheT family hydrolase, giving the protein MPIADSTYAPPPWLDGGHRQTLYASLVRRVDLEYDRRERLDTPDDDFLDLDWARAGASPSDRAVVLTHGLEGSAGRGYMRGMAQAFVRRGWDACALNLRGCSGTPNRQVATYHSGKTDDLALVVDHVLDQGYTSVALIGFSLGGNLTLKYLGERGSQVDDRIRGAVALSTPVDLDASADRIDRWSNWHYVQYFLRSLRHKMRVKAEQHPARVSAAPLGNIRSLREFDDAYTAPLHGFDGAADYYRRASSKPSLSALAVPTLLLNAANDPFLPPSCYPHSIARPHDQLVLEVPRSGGHVGFVSFNDSGEYWSERRAASFLSPS; this is encoded by the coding sequence GTGCCAATCGCCGACTCGACGTACGCTCCTCCGCCGTGGCTCGACGGCGGGCACCGACAAACCCTGTATGCGTCGTTGGTGCGGCGCGTCGACCTCGAATACGACCGCCGCGAGCGCCTCGACACCCCGGACGACGACTTTCTCGACCTCGACTGGGCCCGGGCCGGCGCGTCTCCCTCGGATCGTGCCGTCGTCCTGACGCATGGACTGGAGGGAAGTGCCGGACGCGGATACATGCGGGGCATGGCCCAGGCCTTCGTCCGGCGTGGGTGGGACGCCTGTGCCCTCAACCTGCGCGGCTGCAGCGGCACGCCGAACCGACAGGTGGCCACCTACCACAGCGGTAAGACCGACGACCTCGCCCTCGTCGTCGACCATGTGCTCGATCAGGGGTATACGTCCGTGGCCCTGATCGGCTTCAGTCTCGGCGGCAACCTCACGCTCAAATACCTCGGTGAGCGCGGCTCGCAGGTCGACGACCGCATTCGGGGCGCCGTCGCCCTCTCCACCCCCGTTGACCTCGACGCCTCCGCCGACCGGATCGACCGATGGTCGAACTGGCACTACGTTCAGTACTTCCTCCGGTCGCTCCGGCACAAGATGCGCGTGAAGGCCGAGCAGCATCCAGCCCGCGTATCCGCCGCCCCGCTCGGTAACATCCGCTCTCTCCGGGAATTTGACGACGCCTACACTGCCCCCCTCCACGGCTTCGACGGGGCCGCCGACTACTACCGGCGCGCCAGCAGCAAGCCGTCGCTCTCCGCACTTGCCGTGCCGACGCTCCTTCTCAACGCCGCCAACGATCCGTTCCTGCCGCCCTCGTGCTATCCGCACTCCATCGCCCGGCCCCATGACCAACTGGTTCTGGAGGTCCCGCGAAGTGGAGGCCACGTCGGCTTCGTCTCCTTCAACGACTCCGGCGAATACTGGTCCGAGCGCCGCGCCGCGTCGTTCCTGTCCCCGTCATGA
- a CDS encoding stomatin-like protein, whose protein sequence is MWTLLLALIVLGLFIFYNTFVIVEMREEVILERFGKYHDTLHPGLHFTIPLVDRVAYRQETREQVLDVPHQKCITQDNIEVDVDGIVYLKVMDAYKASYGINDYRLAAVNLAQTTMRSEVGKITLDDTFSERDSMNEAIVEELDKASDPWGVKVMRYELKDIQPSQDIVLTMEKQMEAEREKRAEITESSGERDARINVSEGNRQKSILMSEGQREARVNEAEGEAREMELIAEATAHGIERIADAIAQPGGSLAVKMRLTEQFIDRLGEIVDGANVSVLPMEAANLKSFFEGASEVTNPIQNK, encoded by the coding sequence ATGTGGACGCTTCTGCTCGCCCTCATTGTCCTCGGGCTGTTTATTTTCTACAACACGTTCGTGATCGTCGAGATGCGCGAGGAGGTCATCTTGGAGCGCTTCGGCAAGTACCACGACACGCTGCACCCCGGGCTTCACTTTACCATCCCGCTGGTCGACCGCGTGGCCTACCGGCAGGAGACCCGCGAGCAGGTGCTCGACGTCCCGCACCAGAAGTGCATCACGCAGGACAACATTGAGGTGGACGTGGACGGCATCGTCTACCTGAAGGTGATGGACGCCTACAAGGCCAGCTACGGCATCAACGACTACCGGCTGGCCGCCGTCAACCTGGCGCAGACGACCATGCGGAGTGAGGTGGGCAAAATCACGCTCGACGACACCTTCAGCGAACGGGACTCGATGAACGAGGCCATCGTAGAAGAGCTGGACAAGGCCTCCGACCCGTGGGGCGTGAAAGTGATGCGCTACGAGTTGAAGGACATCCAGCCGTCGCAGGACATTGTGCTCACGATGGAGAAGCAGATGGAGGCCGAGCGCGAGAAGCGAGCCGAGATCACGGAGTCGAGCGGGGAGCGGGACGCCCGGATCAACGTGTCGGAGGGAAACCGGCAGAAGTCCATTCTGATGTCGGAGGGCCAGCGGGAGGCCCGTGTCAACGAGGCGGAGGGGGAGGCCCGCGAGATGGAGCTCATTGCGGAGGCGACGGCCCACGGCATCGAGCGCATTGCGGACGCCATCGCCCAGCCCGGTGGCTCCCTCGCCGTCAAGATGCGGCTCACCGAGCAGTTCATCGATCGCCTCGGCGAGATTGTGGACGGTGCCAACGTGAGCGTGCTTCCGATGGAGGCCGCCAATCTGAAGTCGTTCTTCGAAGGCGCATCCGAAGTTACGAATCCGATCCAGAATAAGTAG
- a CDS encoding SPFH domain-containing protein, with protein MDASPFEFLNTLSLGILSILALYVAYKFLRAIRFVPQQNAYVVERLGNYHKTLRAGFHAMVPFIDRVAYTLDLREQAIPVEPQECFTEDNVRVEVDGIIYLSVTNPENAAYGVTDYRRGAIQLAQTTTRSVIGRMELDTTFQERAAISQAVVEVLSEVEQTWGIKVHRYEIKNIDTPRTVQQAMERQMTAERERRATVARSEGNQQSTVNDAEGEKQELINQSEGEKQRRINEAEGRAKEIEALAEATAEAIERVAASVSAPGGEEAVKLQLAEQYLDTIAKLGKEENEVLLPADLTKYESVIDGLSLDEFTLRSDDETPRPSGDGAAGESRSQSD; from the coding sequence ATGGATGCCTCCCCCTTCGAATTCCTCAACACCCTCAGCCTCGGCATTTTGTCGATACTGGCCCTCTACGTGGCCTATAAGTTCCTGCGGGCGATCCGGTTTGTGCCGCAGCAAAACGCCTACGTGGTGGAGCGGCTCGGCAACTACCACAAGACCCTGCGCGCCGGCTTTCACGCGATGGTGCCGTTCATTGATCGGGTCGCCTACACGCTCGACCTCCGCGAGCAGGCCATTCCGGTGGAGCCGCAGGAGTGCTTCACGGAAGACAACGTGCGGGTAGAAGTGGATGGCATTATCTACCTGAGCGTGACCAATCCCGAAAATGCGGCCTACGGGGTCACCGATTACCGCCGTGGGGCCATTCAGCTGGCGCAGACCACCACCCGATCGGTGATTGGGCGCATGGAACTGGACACCACCTTCCAGGAGCGAGCGGCCATCAGTCAGGCGGTCGTGGAGGTGCTCAGCGAGGTGGAGCAGACGTGGGGCATCAAGGTGCACCGCTACGAAATCAAAAACATCGACACGCCGCGCACGGTGCAGCAGGCGATGGAGCGGCAGATGACGGCGGAACGGGAGCGCCGCGCCACCGTGGCGCGGTCCGAAGGGAATCAGCAATCCACGGTCAACGACGCGGAGGGCGAGAAGCAAGAGCTCATCAACCAGTCGGAGGGCGAGAAGCAGCGCCGCATCAACGAGGCCGAGGGACGCGCGAAGGAGATTGAGGCCCTCGCCGAAGCGACGGCGGAAGCGATCGAGCGGGTGGCTGCCTCTGTCTCTGCCCCGGGCGGCGAGGAGGCCGTCAAGCTGCAACTCGCGGAGCAATACCTCGACACGATCGCCAAGCTGGGCAAGGAGGAAAACGAGGTGCTTCTTCCGGCCGACCTGACGAAGTACGAGTCCGTGATCGACGGCCTCTCGCTCGACGAGTTCACGCTGCGGTCGGACGACGAGACGCCGCGACCGTCCGGCGACGGGGCCGCAGGGGAGAGCAGATCGCAGAGTGATTAA
- a CDS encoding UPF0182 family protein: MSILRSSRLLQILLGITGVVFTVLLVTPELVVEYFWLSELDYSSVFWTIRGAQVLLFVLVFLVAGLYFGGNFRALIGNIPPLWASQWAQEGEAPEVGGKPLTRDRLQRLGYVVAGVLSLLFAAGFSGRWNDLLRFWYAGSYGQSDPVYGVDLAFYMLELPFLQALQSAVVGLAFLGLLALVTGYVIAGQIGIQDGGFEADSGALRHLGANLIFLLLGWAWGFYLDLYELLQEGGGAVYGAGYTDVNLMIPALYVMVAATIVLAGLVGLNLYRRRLRLLGIGGVGYLVLLVGGLVLAPSLVTQLTVLPSELQVERPYLKNNIDMTREAYALGDFKERSYPAQPDLPADAVEQNEETIDNVRLWDPRLLIDTYRQLQEIRLYYEFYSVDVDRYMLDGDYRQVMVSPRELTQQLPEDTWDNRHVRFTHGYGSVSNLVAREGSEGSPEFLTQDIPPQSKYESLDVDNPALYYGERTPTYRVVPAGVPGDSLELDYPRSGENKYTRYGGEGGVPVGSFWKQLLFSYYMGDFNILLTDYIQDDSQIQFWNQVEERVRHVAPFLRLDKDPYLVHGDDRHYYIVDAYTASNSFPYSEPIRGQQGYEGTRYIRNSVKVVVDAYNGDVSLYVSNSDDPIIQTYQRIFPDLFQPLDAMPELLQNHIRYPQDFFEIQMERYRRYHQTQPQVFYNNEDLWTRPQEQYANQQRKMEPYYILTDLPGKDDAGLEFMLMLPMTPDGRDNMIGWVAARSDPSNYGEVVVYELPKDRLIRGPNQIESRIDQDTEISQQLSLWDQRGSSVIRGNLIVVPIEESFLYVEPIYLIADEIQIPEMQRVIAATDQDVAMKRTLRQSLNSVLGEQVVETRDQALAQMQQAAQSAQAASPEQVEGLERAKELIQEARDALQGGDFATFGNRFDELQQVLNDVPLPDTTGTAPPPTSSDTTGTMTVPTGDVSEVSGGS; encoded by the coding sequence ATGTCGATTCTCCGGTCGAGTCGTCTCCTCCAGATTCTGCTCGGCATCACTGGGGTCGTGTTCACCGTGCTGCTCGTAACCCCAGAGCTGGTCGTCGAGTACTTCTGGTTGAGTGAACTGGATTACTCGAGCGTGTTCTGGACGATTCGGGGCGCGCAGGTGCTGCTGTTTGTGCTCGTGTTTTTGGTTGCGGGATTGTATTTCGGAGGCAACTTCCGGGCCTTAATCGGCAACATCCCGCCCCTCTGGGCCTCGCAATGGGCCCAGGAAGGAGAAGCGCCCGAGGTCGGGGGCAAGCCGCTCACCCGCGACCGGCTGCAGCGCCTGGGCTACGTCGTCGCGGGCGTGCTCAGCCTGCTCTTCGCCGCCGGGTTCTCGGGGCGGTGGAATGACCTGCTCCGGTTCTGGTACGCGGGATCTTATGGACAGAGCGATCCCGTCTACGGGGTGGACCTGGCGTTTTACATGCTGGAGCTGCCGTTTCTGCAGGCCCTCCAGAGCGCCGTCGTCGGGTTGGCCTTTCTCGGCCTCCTGGCACTCGTGACCGGATACGTCATCGCCGGGCAGATCGGCATCCAAGACGGTGGGTTTGAAGCGGATTCTGGAGCCCTACGGCATCTGGGGGCGAACCTCATCTTCCTCCTGTTGGGCTGGGCGTGGGGCTTTTACCTGGACCTGTACGAGCTTCTTCAAGAGGGCGGCGGCGCCGTCTACGGGGCCGGCTATACGGACGTCAACCTCATGATCCCGGCCCTGTATGTGATGGTCGCGGCCACGATCGTGCTCGCGGGACTGGTCGGCCTCAACCTGTACCGGCGGCGCCTCCGCCTCTTGGGCATTGGCGGGGTCGGGTACCTCGTCCTGCTGGTCGGCGGGCTCGTGCTGGCGCCGTCACTCGTGACGCAGCTCACCGTGCTGCCCAGCGAACTGCAGGTGGAGCGTCCCTACCTCAAGAATAACATCGACATGACCCGCGAGGCGTACGCGCTCGGGGACTTCAAGGAGCGCTCGTACCCGGCCCAGCCGGACCTGCCGGCCGACGCCGTGGAGCAAAACGAGGAGACCATCGACAACGTGCGGCTCTGGGACCCCCGCCTGCTGATTGACACCTACCGGCAGCTCCAAGAGATTCGCCTCTACTACGAGTTCTACAGCGTGGACGTCGACCGGTACATGCTTGACGGCGACTACCGGCAGGTGATGGTGTCGCCCCGCGAGCTTACCCAGCAGCTGCCGGAGGACACCTGGGACAACCGGCACGTCCGCTTCACGCACGGGTACGGGTCGGTGTCCAACCTCGTGGCGCGAGAGGGATCGGAAGGGAGCCCGGAGTTTCTCACGCAGGACATTCCGCCCCAGTCGAAGTACGAATCCCTCGACGTAGACAACCCGGCGCTCTACTACGGGGAGCGCACGCCCACCTACCGGGTTGTCCCCGCGGGCGTGCCGGGCGACTCTTTGGAACTGGACTATCCCCGCTCCGGCGAAAACAAGTACACCCGGTACGGCGGGGAGGGGGGCGTACCTGTGGGGAGCTTCTGGAAGCAGTTGCTCTTCTCCTACTACATGGGCGACTTCAACATTCTCCTCACCGACTACATCCAGGATGACAGTCAGATCCAGTTCTGGAACCAGGTGGAAGAGCGAGTGCGTCACGTCGCGCCCTTCCTGAGGCTCGACAAGGATCCCTACTTGGTTCACGGCGACGACCGTCACTACTACATCGTGGACGCCTACACGGCCAGCAACTCGTTTCCCTACTCGGAGCCCATTCGGGGTCAGCAGGGCTACGAGGGCACACGCTACATCCGAAACTCGGTGAAGGTGGTAGTGGATGCGTACAACGGGGACGTTTCCCTGTACGTATCGAACTCGGACGATCCAATCATTCAGACGTACCAGCGGATCTTCCCGGACCTCTTTCAGCCGCTCGACGCGATGCCGGAGCTGCTGCAGAACCACATTCGGTACCCGCAGGACTTCTTCGAGATCCAGATGGAACGGTACCGGCGCTACCACCAGACGCAGCCGCAGGTCTTCTACAACAATGAGGACCTCTGGACACGGCCGCAGGAGCAATACGCGAACCAGCAGCGCAAGATGGAGCCGTATTACATCCTTACGGACCTGCCGGGAAAGGACGATGCCGGGCTGGAGTTCATGCTCATGCTGCCGATGACGCCCGATGGGCGCGACAACATGATCGGATGGGTGGCGGCCCGGTCCGACCCGTCAAACTACGGGGAGGTTGTCGTTTACGAGCTCCCGAAGGACCGACTCATTCGCGGGCCCAATCAGATTGAGTCACGCATCGACCAGGACACTGAGATCTCCCAGCAGCTGTCGCTGTGGGACCAACGAGGATCGAGTGTCATCCGCGGCAACTTGATTGTGGTGCCCATTGAGGAATCGTTCCTCTACGTCGAGCCGATCTACTTGATCGCCGACGAGATCCAGATTCCGGAGATGCAGCGCGTGATCGCGGCGACCGATCAGGATGTCGCGATGAAACGGACCCTGCGCCAGTCGCTCAACAGCGTGCTGGGGGAGCAGGTCGTGGAAACGCGTGACCAGGCGCTGGCCCAGATGCAACAGGCCGCACAGTCGGCACAGGCCGCGTCGCCAGAGCAGGTAGAGGGGCTGGAGCGGGCCAAAGAGCTGATTCAGGAGGCGCGAGACGCCCTCCAGGGCGGCGACTTTGCCACCTTCGGCAATCGGTTCGACGAGCTGCAACAGGTGCTCAACGACGTGCCGCTTCCCGACACCACCGGCACCGCTCCGCCCCCGACGTCCTCCGACACGACCGGCACCATGACGGTCCCGACCGGAGACGTGTCGGAGGTGAGCGGAGGGTCGTGA
- the recJ gene encoding single-stranded-DNA-specific exonuclease RecJ: protein MTHRWIPRSLDEPDVVPRLQRDLNDLPESLARALALRGVKTLEEAKHFFRADRSALHDPFEMAGMDAAAARLSDAIDNEGTVLVYGDYDVDGTTGTALFTDFLRDRGVDVSFFIPDRYEDGYGLCRRGLDAAAERGASLVVALDCGITAHEEAAYAQELGLDLVIADHHTPKETLPEALAVLDPKRPDDDYPFDELPGCGLAFKLVQAVLAYRDESPDAAYEYLDLLALSTASDIVPLYGENRVLMAEGLEALQQSTRPGVRALAEAADLDLQTVTSTGNIVFTLGPRINAAGRMEHASSAVDLLLAQSHEEAEPHAAELEQLNRERRRVDDTIEEEAIERAERQITARSPHALVLYDPDWHLGVIGIVASSIVERFHKPTILLTHNGEAVKGSARSIEGINIYEALADCEDVLTQFGGHDHAAGMSLEADDIDAFRDRLDAAVGERVTPELLTPSIKVDAPVDLDTIGSVADRFWAVLKQFGPFGPANPTPVFHAEDLDVVSARTVGSNDSHLKFEVRQRGASAGGTYDAIGFGMGEKLSVLRESQNTGTPVELLFSLEENTWNGRTTLQLKARDVRLDEE from the coding sequence ATGACCCACCGATGGATCCCGCGCTCCCTCGACGAGCCCGACGTAGTGCCTCGTCTGCAGCGCGACCTCAACGATTTGCCCGAGTCGCTCGCTCGTGCCCTCGCCCTGCGCGGGGTGAAAACCCTCGAGGAGGCGAAGCACTTCTTTCGGGCCGACCGGTCGGCCCTGCACGACCCGTTCGAGATGGCGGGGATGGACGCGGCGGCGGCCCGCCTGTCCGATGCCATCGACAACGAGGGGACTGTGCTGGTGTATGGCGACTACGACGTGGACGGGACGACAGGCACGGCGCTCTTTACGGACTTTCTGCGCGACCGGGGCGTGGACGTGTCCTTCTTCATCCCGGACCGCTACGAAGATGGGTACGGGCTCTGCCGGCGGGGCCTCGACGCGGCGGCCGAGCGCGGGGCCTCACTGGTCGTGGCCCTCGACTGTGGCATCACTGCCCACGAGGAAGCGGCCTACGCCCAAGAGTTGGGGCTCGACCTCGTCATTGCGGACCACCACACGCCAAAGGAGACGCTGCCTGAGGCGCTGGCCGTGCTCGATCCGAAGCGGCCGGACGACGACTATCCGTTCGACGAGTTGCCCGGGTGTGGGCTGGCCTTCAAACTCGTCCAGGCGGTCCTCGCGTACCGCGACGAGTCCCCCGACGCGGCCTACGAGTACCTCGACCTTCTGGCCCTTTCCACGGCGAGCGACATCGTTCCGCTCTACGGCGAAAACCGGGTCCTCATGGCCGAGGGGCTGGAGGCCCTACAACAGAGCACGCGTCCGGGCGTCCGGGCCCTGGCGGAAGCCGCTGACCTCGACCTGCAGACCGTCACCTCTACCGGCAACATCGTCTTTACCCTCGGCCCCCGCATCAACGCCGCGGGACGCATGGAGCACGCCTCCTCGGCGGTCGATCTGCTCCTCGCTCAGAGCCACGAGGAGGCCGAGCCCCACGCCGCCGAGCTGGAGCAGTTGAACCGTGAGCGCCGCCGCGTCGACGACACCATCGAAGAGGAGGCCATCGAACGGGCGGAGCGCCAGATCACGGCCCGCAGTCCGCACGCGCTGGTGCTGTACGACCCCGACTGGCACCTCGGCGTGATCGGCATCGTGGCCAGCAGCATCGTTGAGCGCTTTCACAAGCCGACCATCCTGCTCACCCACAACGGAGAGGCGGTCAAGGGCTCGGCCCGCTCCATCGAGGGCATCAACATCTACGAGGCCCTCGCAGACTGCGAGGACGTACTTACGCAGTTTGGCGGACACGACCACGCGGCGGGCATGTCGCTGGAGGCCGACGACATCGATGCCTTCCGCGATCGCCTCGACGCCGCCGTGGGCGAGCGGGTGACGCCGGAGCTTCTTACCCCGTCGATCAAGGTGGACGCGCCGGTCGACCTCGATACGATCGGATCGGTCGCGGATCGCTTCTGGGCGGTGCTCAAGCAGTTCGGCCCGTTTGGCCCCGCCAACCCGACGCCCGTCTTCCACGCTGAGGACCTGGACGTGGTCTCCGCCCGCACGGTCGGGAGTAACGACTCACACCTCAAGTTTGAGGTCCGGCAGCGGGGCGCCTCGGCCGGCGGGACGTACGACGCAATCGGGTTTGGGATGGGCGAGAAGCTGTCGGTGCTCCGGGAGAGCCAGAACACCGGAACGCCGGTGGAGCTGCTCTTCTCCCTGGAGGAGAACACCTGGAACGGGCGTACGACCCTGCAACTGAAGGCGCGAGACGTGCGCCTGGACGAGGAGTAA